GAAGAATTTCAAACGGTGGGATAACCACCAAACCGATATGCGCCGTAGGCGAAAACAGAAAAGGAGGAGCAAAACATGTCATCGTTTACAGAAACCCTCAAAGTCGATAACCAAGATATGGCACTTTACGTTTCTACCCCCGATGGCACGGGACCTTTTCCCGGTGTAGTAGTTGCTCAGCACGCCGGGGGCGTTGATACGTTCATCTGCGCAATGGCTGATAGGTTGGCGGAAGCCGGCTACGTCGCCGCTGCTCCAGATCTCTACCACCGGTTGGGACCCGATGACCCACGAGGCCCACGAGAGCTTATAGACGCAGAGATGATCGCCGATGTTCAAGCCACCGTAGCGTTCTTACAGAACCATAGTGCTGTTAATAGCGAGGCACTCGGCATCACCGGCTTCTGCATGGGTGGTAGAGTAGCATACTTGATGGCAGCAGCCCTCCCACAGTTCAAAGCCGCTGAGGCTTATTATGGCGGCAACACCATGGTGGCTTTGGGAGAAGGCGGAGCGTCGCCGTTTGAGCGCACTAGCGAAATTAATTGTCCGCTGCTGTTCCATTTCGGCGAAGAGGACGCCAATCCCTCCCCGGAAGATATGCAGAAAATCGACGCTGAATTAACACGCCATAACAAGGCACATGAGTTTTATACATACTCCGACGCCGGGCACGCCTTTATGGATTTCACCGGCGAGCGTCACCATGAGGCAGCAGCGACAGCCGCTTGGCCCCGGACATTGGATTTCTTTGCCCGGCACCTAGGCAACTATGGTGAATTAGATAAATAAGTAAACATTTACCAATAACTCCGACCTTCGCGAAGTTTGCAAAGTCCCCCTGATAAGGGGGATTTAGGGGGTTGGCTGTGAATTGGGAGTGTCTAAGTAATTCTAAAATTTACCATATGGACTTTGTGAAACTCACAGGGGTACAACGCCAATTTTTTGATGAAAACGGTTATCTGGTCGTCCCAGATGTGTTATCGCCGGAGATGATTGACAAACTCACTCAGGTAAGCGACCGGCTAATCGAATCGTTTGATGCAGACGGGGCTTACGTTCAAAGACGTCCCGGTATTGTCCAAGAACCGGACTTTCATCCCCTGATGACCCAATCACCGACGGTCCCCCTGGTTGCCCAACTGCTGTCCCCTAATATTCAACTGCATACAACAGCGATTATCTATAAGTTTCCAGAGCCGGCAGACGAAGAAATTGCTAATCAACGAGGCTGGCATCGTGACAGCGGCCTTGCCGTAGACTTGTGCCACAAAAACGTGCCGCGTGTCAGCATCAAAGTAGGATACTGCCTGACCGACCTTTACGCTCTTCGCATCGGGTTCCCATCTGATAAATACCCCGTTGCCTATTCCAAAAGGAGAAGTGGACCCTGTCGGAACGATCGAACTCCGCCTCAATGCCGGAGATGCTTTCCTTTTTGAAAATCGTCTCTTCCATACTTCTGCCCCCAACCTGACAGATCGTGTCTCAAAGGTGATAATCTTTGGCTACGCTTACCGCTGGATGGGCGGGTCGCACAAAGCAATGAGCCTTGTCCAACCCGATGAGACTGTCTTAGCACAGGTTGATGACGTTGGCAAACAGTTGCTGGGAGCGACAAATGATGGTTTAATTAATTGGGCAAAACAGCACGATATTTCCCCAGAACCTACTCCGTGGGTGATGGAGGTTTGACATCGAAGTGCTAACAATTGAGAGGAGAAGATATGTCCGCAGAACTGACTGACGCACATCTTGACGAATTGGACGCGAAAGGTTACGTTATCGTTCCGGGCTTTTATACAGGCGAAAGGTTGCGCGAAATGCAAGCGGCACAGCGAAGGTCACTTCCTACATGGGACGAGGTGAAGGATGACCCACCGCCGGGCCGTGCGATTCTTACTGATTTCCCACCGCCAGAGACAGCCTTGCTGCGAGGCATTGTTGACTATCGGGCGTGGGGATTTGCCCGAAAATGGCTCAAGACAGAACATATCCATTTTCGCGCCGGTTGTATGATCGCTCGCTATCCCGGTTTCAAAGGGGGTGGTGTAGGCAGTGACGCTGCTAATTTACATATCGACAACGGAAATAACTCCTTGCTGCCGCCCTCCGATACGCTGCGCGAGTTTGGTCAACTCGGCTTTTGGGTACATCTCGAAGATGTTGATGAGGACCAAGCCCCACTGCGGCTACTTGCCAAGGAACATGGACGTGATACAACTAAGTATGAACCGTTAATCTGCAAGGGTGGAACACTGTGTATGTTCACCAATTACACGTTGCACTCTGCGAGCGATTATCTCCGTGAGGACGGTCAACGCTTCACATGGGGATTTGGGATTGGCAGAGCCGACAATTATTGGGAAGGATTTAGACATTATACGGACAAGGGAAAGAATCCGGTGTTTAGTCGGTTCATCGGAAAGTTGACGGCGAAAGAGCGTGAGGTTTTTCGCTTTCCACCGGCAGGGCATCCATACTACACACCGCAAACCTTGGCGGCTTTGGAGGAACAGTACCCCGGCTGGAATGCCAATGGTGAATATTAGCCTGCTTTCCACATGCTTGTTAACATCATTGGTCAAGACCCATATCGCTATCTTGGCAAAACGACCAACAATATCTTATAGAAGGAGAACAGAATGAGCCAAACTGAGAGAATACCTGCCGACCAATATCGTACAGTCGTCACGCGACCCGATGACTTTGATGCGTTCTGGGACGGGTTACTGGCACAGTCGGCGGAGATTCCGCTGAATGCGACGGTGGAGTTGGTGCCGCTACGCAGTACACCAGAGATTGAAGTTTATGATGTGCACTACGATAGTCTTGACGGTGTGCGCATCGCCGGCTGGTATGCCGTGCCGCGTGAAAGGTCAGGGAAACTGCCTGCCATCGTACAGGTGCCGGGTTACCTTCAAGATCCCCCCATCCCGCGGTCATGGGCAGAGGACGGTTACGCTGCATTCTCCGTCGCTCCGCGTGGTAAGATCCGCAGTAACCAACAATTTAACCCCGGTTACCCAGGCCTATTGACGCATAACATAGTTGATCGAAACACCTATACCTATCGTGGCTTTTATATTGATGCGGCTCGGACGGTCGATTTCTTGCTTTCGCGCGATGAGGTTGATGGCGAGCGAATCGGTGTGAATGGCAGTAGCCAAGGCGGTGGATTAGCAATTTCCACAGCGGCGCTGCGTCCTGAAATCCGTGCCGCTGCGGCTGGTTGCCCATATCTTTGCGGATATATGGATTCTATTGAGTTAACACGCACCTATCCATACCAAGAAATCAGTGACTATCTGCGGCTTTATCCTGAGCGGAGAGAGGCGGTACGTGACACGCTAGCGTACTTCGACGGTATTAATTTTGGACCTCGAATTACCTGTCCTATTATGGTCTATATCGGTTTACAGGACAACGTATGTCCGCCAGAAACAGGCTATGCCGCCTTTAACACCATTGCCTCTGAAGATAAGCAGATCTACCCCTACGACGGACATGGTCACGATGCCGGCAGCGTTCATCATGGACCAATCCTAAAAGATTTCTTCAAAAACCATTTGCAAAGCTACTGATTTATCCCTCATCAGTCCCATTTCACAGGAGTAATTATGTCTAATACATCTCGACCCGAAGATTTTGATGCTTATTGGCAGCAGGTCTGCCATGAACTGGAAGTTACACCTATCGCTGCCGAAGAGGAACATCTGCCGATTCGATCCACAGAGTATTGCGAATGCTACACGGTGCGTTTCACCGGCATCGGTCCTTATCGATTGTTCGGCTATTTAAGCATTCCGCATGGGGACGGACCGTTTCCTACTTTGCTACTTGGTCCGGCATATCGCAGCGTCGCGGATCCGCTACCACAAGGGGACGCCAACGAAAAACGCGGGCGATTCCTCGTTTTTTCAACCGCTGGACGTGGACAGCGGAATGCCGACAAACCGTATGCGGGCTTGTTTCCCGGCATGATGACTGAGGGCATTGATGCGCCTGAAACCTCAATCTTTCGTGGGTTTGTTGCGGATTGGTTGCGGGCTGTCGACTACCTGCTGACACGCCCAGAAGTGGACCATTCCCGCCTCGCAGCAATTAAGCAGGAAGGTATGCCGCTATTAACAGCAGCACTTCGACCTGAAGTGACCCATGTTGTCGCTTCGCCTGGGAGTTTTTACAACACCGGCGACCAAGTACCGGGCGAGATTGAAGATTATCTCCGTTTATATCCAGAAAAGGAGGCACAGGTCAAGCGGACGCTTTCCTATTTCGATCCAATTTTCTTTGCCCCCAACGTGCGAGCGCGGACACTGCTCTTGGGAAATCCAGAAGCGGTTGCACCATTAGAAGAAGCGTTAGCCGGTGAAACTGATATCCGGCAGAGTGAGCGTTCTTCGTATAAGGACGGGATGTTTCAGGAACGGTGGATCGCCGATCAATTTGGCTTTGAGGACATTATCATTCCTGCACACTGGCAGTAGCATAGGTGCAAGTCCGAAGGAGAAGCAGGATGAAACACCCAAAATGTAGTCGCATCCCTCAAACTACATATACATTCGGGGGGCACCTCGCCGATTATCTCACCGGCGTTACGGAACAGTGGCTGAAGGCAGCGCCTTTGGCAAATCCGGCGATGTTGGAGATCTTCCGAGATCGGGATCGGCAGCCGCTCCGCGATATGGTGCCTTGGGCAGGTGAGTTCGCCGGCAAATATCTGACTAGTGCCGTGCAGATCCTCCGACTCACCCAAGATGCAAACCTGAAGACCTTTATCCGAGGCTTTGTGAATCAGCTTGTTCAACTCCAGGATACGGACGGTTATCTGGGACCTTGGCCCCAAGAGAGTCGGTTGACAGGTGAGGCACCCAACGTCGGAGGTAAAGGGGGAAATACTTGGGATGCTTGGGGACACTACCATATTATGCTGGGGCTAATCCTCTGGCATGAGGAGAGCGGGGATAAAAAGGCACTTAATAGCGCAATTAAAATCGCAGACCTGATCTGTGAGAAGTTTTTGGCGAATACGCGCAACCGATTGGTAGATACCGGCAGCACAGAGATGAATTTGGCAGTGATTCACACCCTTTGCCTCCTCCACCGGGAGACGAAAACCGAGCGGTATCTGAACATGGCGCTTGAGATTGTCGATCAATTCGCTGCAGAGGGACCTGATGGCCCCCTCGCTGGTGATTACCTTCGGGGTGGGCTTGCTGGACGGGAATTCTACGAAACACCGAAGCCCAGATGGGAGAGTCTGCATCCGATTATGGGTATGGCAGAACTCTACTGGATCACTGGGGAAGATCAGTATCGAACTGCTTTCGAGCAGATCTGGTGGAGTATTGTCAGGCTGGACCGGCACAATAACGGTGGTTTCTCATCCGGCGAGAAGGCGCAAGGAAATCCGTATCATCAAGGAGCAATCGAAACCTGTTGTACGATTGCTTGGATTGCTGCCAGCGTGGAGATGCTTCGCTTGACCGAAAACCCCGTCGTCGCAGATGAGATCGAGTTATCAACTCTGAACTCGGTTACCGGACTGCATTCCCACACTGGACGTTGGGTAACTTACAACACACCGATGGACGGTGTGCGCCGCGCTAGCGCCCACGACATCGTGTTTCAAGCGCGGGAGGGCAGTCCTGAACTGAATTGTTGTAGTGTCAACGGTCCCCGCGGGTTGGGTATGGTCAGCGATTGGGCATTGATGCACTGCAGAGGTGGACTGATACTTAATTGGTATGGACCTTCAACCATGAAAACTCGGTTATCATCGGGGGTAACTGTTGAGTTGGCGCAGGAAACGGAGTATCCCCGTACAGGAAAGATCACGCTCAACGTTGCGCCTTCACGCCCCGCACAGTTTGTTCTGAAATTACGCATTCCCTACTGGTCTTCCAAAACGAGAGTCAAACTGAACGGTGAGCGCGTGAAATCGGTGTCGCTGGCAACCTACCTTGTACTGGACAGGGAATGGGAGGTTGGGGACAAGGTCGAACTTGAACTGGACATGTCGCCTCACTACTGGGTCGGTGAAAAAGAGTATGATGGAAAGGTTTCCATCTACCGCGGTCCCATTCTGTTGACTTATGATCGACGACTTAACACGATGGACCCCGATGAGATTCCTGCGGTCGATGCGACCGCGATCAAAGGACGGTTGATAAGCAATAAGGATAGCTTGCCAACCGTTGTTCGTGTAGAGTATACCGTTCCAGACGGTCGCAAACTGAGGCTTTGTGACTTCGGCAGCGCAGGTGAAGGTGGATCTCCATATCGCTCATGGCTGCCGGTAGAGCAGATCGGGGTGACCCGCTTTGCGCCGGATAATCCACTACGTAGCGGACGACCCCAATAGCCGCCTGACGCTATCACAAAATCGATGAGGATCCCCACTATTTTGCGACGCACACCTCAAGTTAAAAAGGAGGCGACCGTTTCAACCCCCAATCATTCCGTAAATATTCCGGAGTCGAACCCAACGAAACCGAAGAAATATCTATGGTGGTGCAGCGTTCTTCACATCATCAACGACGGTTACATCTCCAGTCTATCCATCCTGCTTCCGTTCATCGCAGTAGATCTGAATCTAACCTACAGCCAATCCGGTTTTCTTAAAACCGCCAGCCATGGGGCGATAAGCGCGACTCAGATCCCCGCCGGGATTCTCGCTGAACGACTCGGAGATATTTTGATCCTAGGCATAGGCACGACGTGGTTTAGTCTGAGTTACATGGGGTTGATTCTGGCGTTCAGCTACCCTTTAGCGTTGATACTGATATCTTCGTCTGGGATAGGTGGGGGGGTATATCATCCCGTAGGAACCGCTCTTGTCTCAAATGTTTATCCGGCTGAAAAGGCGGGACCGGCAATCAGCACACTGAACTTCTTTGGCGATGTTGGAAAGGTGCTGTTCCCAGCTTTAGCGGGCATCTTGGTTATTAGGATTGGTTGGGGGGCAAGCTGCGCGGTGTTAGGAACGATTGGGCTTGCGGCCTCTGTTTTGTATATCTTCTTCTTTCGAGCAGATATCGGTACGAAAAGGAAACAGACCACGCCGAAGCTGGAAGCACAGAAAGGGAGTCGCGCAAAATGGAGGACGTTTCAGGGTTGGGGGATAGCACAGCCAACCCAGTTTACACTCTACTCCATCCTTGGACTTTTGGATAACGGTATTCGAGCCGCTGTTACGACGTTTCTAGCATTTTTAATCAAAATCCGTGTTGAAGCGGGTGCCGTGGGTGGTTTGATGTCCTTGACATTTTTCGGCGGTGCTCTGGGGAAACTGCTGTGCGGGATGCCGATTCAAAAATTGGGCATTAAAAAAATCATTCTTTTGACAGAGTTATTGATGATACTTGGCTGCTTTACGCTGCCTTCAGTACCTTCAGGATGGATTCTTGTGCTGTTCCTGCCGCTGTTTGGGTTTATGTTAAACGGGACCTCCTCTGTCATTTATGTTGGAACCGCCCCAACGCTCAATGCGGAATTCCGTAGCCGAGGTTATGCGCTGCATTATACCCTAAGTTTTATCGCTTCTGCGACCGCGCCTTATCTTGCGGGTTTTGTAGGCGATACCTATGATCTGAAAGCCATCTTTTATGCAAACGGTGCAGTGATGCTACTTGCGTTGCCACTAGTCATGTTTTTGAAAGATAGAGTGCGTTCTAGCGAAGCATCCCACTAACGGAAGCGTAACGAAAACAGGTCTGCGTCCTTTAGCGCGAAACGTAGGCGAATCGGGGTTCCAGCCAGTTTACTGATATCGCTACCTCTCTCCCAACAAACGATTCTCTCCAATTCGTCGCCGATAATTTCTGGACATTCACCGAGGGCATAACCTTGAACAGGCACTCCACTCGCCTCCTGAACTTCGATGCGGAGACTTCCAGCTGCACTGGTGGAATAATTAATCTCCAATACCTTTCCAGAAAACGTAAATGGCTTGGTTACCATTTCACCACCCGTGTAAGGTGCGTTTACCGAAGCAAAACCGTCAATTCGGAGCGTCATGCGATCAAGGTGTGCCGTCTGCTGGTCGTAATCTCTCTGAACATACAGGGACATCTCGGTCGGACCGGTCTGTACAACCCCAAGCGCAGGATAGTTTGTCCGTGATGTCCAGTTGTTGTAACCAATGCCCGGACGGACAAAACTCTCTTTGAACGTGAAATCGTAGCGCGTTGTGCCCGCCCGCGTGGTCAACAGAACGCCATCGGAGATGTCTGTCCTACCGCCACTGACTGGATCTGGGCAGACCTCCACAGCCTGCGCTTCCGTCAACGCAGGTCTATCGAAGTGGATACGGCCGGGGAGTGATATGTAGATGTGAGGGGCACGAAAGTAGGGATGCGTTTGGTTGGTGTATAAATGCTGTGAGGGGGTTGTGCTGCCGGTATCGCTGAAGGTCATTGGGGTCTGTTCGGTCCAGTTGATGAAATCTGTTGATGTTGCCCGTGCTGTGGACCGAATGCGAGCGTCGCTGACCATATGGCGGGCGTAGAGGACATAGCAGCCCTCAACCTCCGACCAGAACATCACGTTTTGAGAATCAAAATTGTTTTCCAAAGCTACCGGAACAATCGGTTCATCGCGCAACTTGGTCCAATGGATGCCGTCGGCGGACGTATAACCTACTAGACTGCTGGGTTGCTGCTGATCGCGCCCGTTCGCTTTATATCGCTCGGCTTCAGGGACGCCCGGCCGCGTGTCAACAAATGCGCAGAACTGACCGTTGTGTCGTAGGATTGCGTTGTTCTTTGTTGACCCGTTGAGTTCAACGAGACCGAGGTCCGGTTTTGTCCAGTAGATGCCATCTTCGCTTTCCGCATAACAGGTCGGGTGTGGTCTTTTGCCCATGAGNNNNNNNNNNNNNNNNNNNNNNNNNNNNNNNNNNNNNNNNNNNNNNNNNNNNNNNNNNNNNNNNNNNNNNNNNNNNNNNNNNNNNNNNNNNNNNNNNNNNNNNNNNNNNNNNNNAGCCTGTCAATGAGATAGTGGTCAACAAACAATTCGCGTTGTGAACTGATGTCATGGAGTTGTGTGGTTTGAGACATTAGATCTCACTCCTTTCATCCCAATTAGGCATTTCTATCAGCCGAAGAAAGGTTACTACAACTTCTCCGAAAACACAAACAAAAAATATTAGGAAAAAGATCTGTTTGACGCACAGTCGAAGATCTGCTAAACTTTTCGCCATCGGACACTTTTCTGGAGCTCTTCCCGTTCCTCGGAAATATCTGTTGGAATCCAGTACGCTGAAACCCCATCGACTAAATAAGAGTTTCCCACACGAAAACATCACAAGCTAGAACAGCCCGGATAAAATCGGTTGAGTTCCGATCTCGTTCCGAGGACTCCGTTTCGGAGGAATCCCGATTTGTTAGGAGATTCAAAGCAACGTTGAAATCATCAGCAATTTCAACGTTTTGGCAAACCTTCCAGTCCAATGCTATAGCAGCTGGAAATACCGCATTTCAACTTGAGGTAGCTCCGAGGATGCGTACCATTACAAAACTTGCTCTCATTTTTTATATCTGCCTGTCCTATAGCGTTATTCATGCAGGGACGGGGAGTGCACAGCGTCTGTTTCGATCTGTCGGAGTCAACTTTGCGGACTCTCAAAACGGAATTGTGAGCACCAATGCTCCAAAAGTTGAAGACTCCCTATCACAGCATGGCGGCAACAAAACCGGAGCCGAAGAAGCAGTTACACCCGTTGCCTCCGGGCAGAATTCCTCGCAGTATCGTTCGACCTCCGAACAACAGGTTAGTT
The nucleotide sequence above comes from Candidatus Poribacteria bacterium. Encoded proteins:
- a CDS encoding dienelactone hydrolase family protein, whose amino-acid sequence is MSSFTETLKVDNQDMALYVSTPDGTGPFPGVVVAQHAGGVDTFICAMADRLAEAGYVAAAPDLYHRLGPDDPRGPRELIDAEMIADVQATVAFLQNHSAVNSEALGITGFCMGGRVAYLMAAALPQFKAAEAYYGGNTMVALGEGGASPFERTSEINCPLLFHFGEEDANPSPEDMQKIDAELTRHNKAHEFYTYSDAGHAFMDFTGERHHEAAATAAWPRTLDFFARHLGNYGELDK
- a CDS encoding phytanoyl-CoA dioxygenase family protein, translated to MNWECLSNSKIYHMDFVKLTGVQRQFFDENGYLVVPDVLSPEMIDKLTQVSDRLIESFDADGAYVQRRPGIVQEPDFHPLMTQSPTVPLVAQLLSPNIQLHTTAIIYKFPEPADEEIANQRGWHRDSGLAVDLCHKNVPRVSIKVGYCLTDLYALRIGFPSDKYPVAYSKRRSGPCRNDRTPPQCRRCFPF
- a CDS encoding phytanoyl-CoA dioxygenase family protein, which produces MDPVGTIELRLNAGDAFLFENRLFHTSAPNLTDRVSKVIIFGYAYRWMGGSHKAMSLVQPDETVLAQVDDVGKQLLGATNDGLINWAKQHDISPEPTPWVMEV
- a CDS encoding acetylxylan esterase, translated to MSQTERIPADQYRTVVTRPDDFDAFWDGLLAQSAEIPLNATVELVPLRSTPEIEVYDVHYDSLDGVRIAGWYAVPRERSGKLPAIVQVPGYLQDPPIPRSWAEDGYAAFSVAPRGKIRSNQQFNPGYPGLLTHNIVDRNTYTYRGFYIDAARTVDFLLSRDEVDGERIGVNGSSQGGGLAISTAALRPEIRAAAAGCPYLCGYMDSIELTRTYPYQEISDYLRLYPERREAVRDTLAYFDGINFGPRITCPIMVYIGLQDNVCPPETGYAAFNTIASEDKQIYPYDGHGHDAGSVHHGPILKDFFKNHLQSY
- a CDS encoding acetylxylan esterase, with the protein product MSNTSRPEDFDAYWQQVCHELEVTPIAAEEEHLPIRSTEYCECYTVRFTGIGPYRLFGYLSIPHGDGPFPTLLLGPAYRSVADPLPQGDANEKRGRFLVFSTAGRGQRNADKPYAGLFPGMMTEGIDAPETSIFRGFVADWLRAVDYLLTRPEVDHSRLAAIKQEGMPLLTAALRPEVTHVVASPGSFYNTGDQVPGEIEDYLRLYPEKEAQVKRTLSYFDPIFFAPNVRARTLLLGNPEAVAPLEEALAGETDIRQSERSSYKDGMFQERWIADQFGFEDIIIPAHWQ
- a CDS encoding glycoside hydrolase family 127 protein — its product is MKHPKCSRIPQTTYTFGGHLADYLTGVTEQWLKAAPLANPAMLEIFRDRDRQPLRDMVPWAGEFAGKYLTSAVQILRLTQDANLKTFIRGFVNQLVQLQDTDGYLGPWPQESRLTGEAPNVGGKGGNTWDAWGHYHIMLGLILWHEESGDKKALNSAIKIADLICEKFLANTRNRLVDTGSTEMNLAVIHTLCLLHRETKTERYLNMALEIVDQFAAEGPDGPLAGDYLRGGLAGREFYETPKPRWESLHPIMGMAELYWITGEDQYRTAFEQIWWSIVRLDRHNNGGFSSGEKAQGNPYHQGAIETCCTIAWIAASVEMLRLTENPVVADEIELSTLNSVTGLHSHTGRWVTYNTPMDGVRRASAHDIVFQAREGSPELNCCSVNGPRGLGMVSDWALMHCRGGLILNWYGPSTMKTRLSSGVTVELAQETEYPRTGKITLNVAPSRPAQFVLKLRIPYWSSKTRVKLNGERVKSVSLATYLVLDREWEVGDKVELELDMSPHYWVGEKEYDGKVSIYRGPILLTYDRRLNTMDPDEIPAVDATAIKGRLISNKDSLPTVVRVEYTVPDGRKLRLCDFGSAGEGGSPYRSWLPVEQIGVTRFAPDNPLRSGRPQ
- a CDS encoding MFS transporter, with the translated sequence MRRTPQVKKEATVSTPNHSVNIPESNPTKPKKYLWWCSVLHIINDGYISSLSILLPFIAVDLNLTYSQSGFLKTASHGAISATQIPAGILAERLGDILILGIGTTWFSLSYMGLILAFSYPLALILISSSGIGGGVYHPVGTALVSNVYPAEKAGPAISTLNFFGDVGKVLFPALAGILVIRIGWGASCAVLGTIGLAASVLYIFFFRADIGTKRKQTTPKLEAQKGSRAKWRTFQGWGIAQPTQFTLYSILGLLDNGIRAAVTTFLAFLIKIRVEAGAVGGLMSLTFFGGALGKLLCGMPIQKLGIKKIILLTELLMILGCFTLPSVPSGWILVLFLPLFGFMLNGTSSVIYVGTAPTLNAEFRSRGYALHYTLSFIASATAPYLAGFVGDTYDLKAIFYANGAVMLLALPLVMFLKDRVRSSEASH